A section of the Centroberyx gerrardi isolate f3 chromosome 8, fCenGer3.hap1.cur.20231027, whole genome shotgun sequence genome encodes:
- the tm2d2 gene encoding TM2 domain-containing protein 2: MARISVNYILLCGQVLLLLTVILLQCLEGIHSQNSSTSETPAAPPGQGATTVPFSEQPQENETYHVIPVERVNYTEHYEYRPPSPVVLCSYLPEEFIHCQDPVDHAGNNSALQELGHGCVGWGGQTQKEVNHTQVICTALDDIECAGPREFLRGDVPCIKYTGHYFITTLLYSFFLGCFGVDRFCLGHTGTAVGKLLTLGGLGIWWFVDLILLITGGLMPSDYSNWCTYY, translated from the exons ATGGCAAGGATTTCTGTAAACTATATTCTGCTGTGCGGACAGGTCCTGTTGCTGCTGACGGTGATACTTTTACAATGTTTGGAAGGAATTCACTCCCAAAACTCGTCGACATCGGAGACACCCGCTGCTCCTCCCGGCCAGGGAGCGACGACAGTCCCGTTTAGCGAACAACCGCAGGAAAATGAGACATATCATGTAATACCAGTCGAAAGAGTGAATTACACCGAGCACTATGAGTACAGACCCCCGTCTCCGGTCGTCCTCTGCAGCTATCT GCCGGAGGAGTTCATCCACTGTCAAGACCCTGTAGATCATGCAGGCAACAACAGTGCCTTGCAGGAGCTGGGCCACGGCTGTGTGGGG TGGGGAGGCCAGACTCAAAAAGAAGTGAACCACACACAAGTTATCTGCACCGCACTAGATGATATAGAGTGTGCTGGACCCAGAGAGTTCCTCAGAGGGGATGTACCCTGCATCAA ATACACCGGACACTATTTCATCACCACGCTGCTGTACTCCTTCTTCCTGGGTTGTTTCGGCGTCGACCGCTTCTGCCTGGGCCACACCGGCACCGCCGTGGGCAAGCTGCTCACCCTGGGCGGCCTGGGAATCTGGTGGTTTGTTGACTTGATCCTGCTCATCACCGGCGGGCTGATGCCCAGCGATTACAGCAACTGGTGCACCTACTACTGA